A genomic segment from Aspergillus puulaauensis MK2 DNA, chromosome 1, nearly complete sequence encodes:
- a CDS encoding retropepsin-like aspartic protease (InterPro:IPR021109) translates to MKLRRSWVRKKKIKTVVDPESDTDSAERSAPNEPDDGGDRKAQVWAVLSKLVKLTRALVPRGSAARRKGEGKGNDISGGFDVVMRLEGDEPAQQRLATVTLDNQCDRMDLMSLRVWERLNEGRGILDRVDDITVRTLGLEQIQILGVVRGVEWRMKWGSRTYRSDFYVVEMERFDVLVGSETIRRYDLLRPCSDLERHFIESERWNAGLQFMRA, encoded by the coding sequence ATGAAGCTCAGGCGGTCCTGGGTTCgcaaaaaaaagattaaaacTGTGGTCGACCCGGAGTCTGATACCGATTCAGCGGAACGATCCGCCCCCAATGAACCAGACGACGGCGGCGACAGGAAAGCGCAGGTCTGGGCCGTGCTTTCGAAACTCGTCAAGCTCACCCGTGCTCTTGTTCCTCGTGGCTCCGCGGCCCGGCGAAAGGGcgaggggaagggaaatgaTATAAGCGGGGGGTTCGACGTCGTGATGCGGCTTGAGGGAGACGAACCTGCCCAACAACGGCTGGCGACAGTGACCCTCGACAACCAGTGCGACCGGATGGATCTTATGAGTCTCCGTGTTTGGGAGAGACTGAACGAGGGCCGTGGGATTCTGGATCGCGTCGACGACATCACTGTGCGGACCCTGGGGTTAgagcagatccagattcTAGGGGTTGTTCGGGGAGTGGAATGGCGCATGAAGTGGGGGTCCAGGACTTACAGGTCTGACTTCTATGTtgtcgagatggagaggttCGATGTCTTGGTAGGGAGCGAAACCATCCGCAGGTATGATCTGTTGAGGCCCTGCAGCGACCTTGAGCGTCACTTCATCGAAAGCGAACGCTGGAATGCAGGACTGCAATTCATGAGGGCATGA
- a CDS encoding ankyrin repeat domain-containing protein (COG:M;~EggNog:ENOG410PXPX;~InterPro:IPR002110,IPR020683,IPR036770;~PFAM:PF13637,PF12796;~go_function: GO:0005515 - protein binding [Evidence IEA]), with the protein MSKATMKSCALPFDVQYLILRELSQRTQSQLSESDWQSIVNALCVCRRWYDCMRRLLIQNHPASTLLEVCKPAGKFALEQLAADYTTRENTTTSSWTPTTYSARLYQRQAKVADSNVGDVLVEDIRNCMCVAVLLGDVDCLTTALKTGVDPRDCFRPYIITGGHIPVLEFLLDGGYININTQPNGTSLLADAVLNEKADVVSFLLARGADINIRLTGDSETSLSPVSYAASRDNLEILKILLSHGADIEDPEANHRPIWWAIFHRNLDMARLFIENGANLSPEMPGAWPLCEAASTGHAGMVRLMLEAGGMPQDASDVVHLYYEVVICPNPEIDGIFGVDLASIES; encoded by the exons ATGTCCAAGGCCACGATGAAGTCTTGCGCTCTGCCGTTTGATGTCCAGTACCTGATTCTGAGAGAGTTATCCCAACGCACCCAGTCCCAACTCTCAGAATCAGACTGGCAGTCAATAGTCAACGCCCTGTGCGTCTGCC GCCGGTGGTATGACTGCATGCGGCGGCTGCTGATCCAGAACCACCCTGCATCGACGCTTCTCGAAGTCTGTAAACCAGCTGGGAAATTCGCACTGGAGCAGCTGGCAGCAGATTATACCACACGGGAAAACACTACTACCTCGAGCTGGACACCCACGACATATTCAGCAAGATTGTATCAAAGGCAAGCGAAAGTGGCCGACAGCAACGTGGGAGACGTGCTGGTCGAGGATATTCGAAACTGCATGTGTGTCGCAGTATTACTGGGGGATGTCGACTGCCTAACCACCGCTCTCAAGACAGGCGTTGACCCACGAGACTGCTTCCGTCCATATATAATAACAGGTGGACATATCCCTGTGCTAGAGTTCCTTCTCGACGGAGGATACATAAACATCAACACGCAACCTAATGGAACAAGCCTACTTGCAGACGCCGTACTCAATGAGAAGGCCGACGTCGTCAGCTTCCTCCTAGCCCGTGGCGCAGACATAAATATCAGATTGACTGGAGACTCTGAAACCTCGTTAAGCCCAGTCTCCTATGCCGCGTCCAGGGACAATCTTGAAATACTCAAGATCCTGCTATCGCATGGAGCCGACattgaagatccagaagccAACCACCGGCCAATATGGTGGGCGATTTTCCATCGCAACCTTGACATGGCGCGTCTGTTTATCGAGAACGGGGCCAATCTTAGTCCGGAGATGCCTGGCGCGTGGCCGTTATGCGAGGCCGCGAGCACGGGACATGCTGGGATGGTGAGGCTGATGCTGGAGGCAGGCGGGATGCCCCAGGATGCTAGTGACGTTGTGCATCTGTATTACGAGGTCGTCATTTGTCCGAATCCTGAGATAGACGGGATATTTGGTGTAGATCTAGCTTCGATCGAGTCTTGA
- a CDS encoding uncharacterized protein (COG:S;~EggNog:ENOG410PIU1;~InterPro:IPR011009,IPR038305,IPR029498;~PFAM:PF14479): protein MENMEELTDTVDLFNSCLFSYRTFSSAIATATELVEWDVLLRIELARFEVWGRTLGFLDEKMGMELQDLKCLKVTGFAEILQVEGALSLVHDILKSLLQALDDFKNLARKYRLHPDSGRTEEPTQDLILAIKDDDKASLLAKLRTANDGLGKFLSIPEQKQAARSLPSRVLPKYHTPMQLDALIKSVGVNQDLIQTAKIKQLIFLPEDTPIRDFELSSAQFTGLPDEVDFTADNPYSGSCTAVRYISPGGASHTALIECAESAPLERSRIPEAERRRRNKVVALLKKASRLPRHGDTVCRVPECLGWFTFRAMHDGTEIEILGFASEAPSWVDPTIPPYSLRKIMEQGYWAASGRPPLGTRICLARAVVQAVYHLQCGGWLHRSFGGHQIIFFYDRDSGNLRMDEPFLRGLPHSRLDGQPVGRDQEVHGKLRRDSETVVETNVYKHPDLWSTSPRHYRPSDDIYSLGVVLLEIGMWRRVGPDVTQREDVHLLKVARSTLPAAVGAIYTQVVVGCLEGMQGEDSGTADDGPSNKEGENGVESQFLWKVLRPLENLRV, encoded by the coding sequence ATGGAAAACATGGAGGAACTAACCGACACAGTAGACCTTTTCAACTCATGCCTTTTCAGCTACCGAACGTTCTCGTCCGCAATCGCCACAGCGACCGAGTTGGTCGAGTGGGATGTACTCCTACGCATTGAACTGGCTAGATTCGAGGTCTGGGGTCGCACCCTGGGCTTCTTAGAcgagaagatggggatggagTTACAAGACCTGAAATGCTTGAAGGTTACCGGGTTCGCCGAGATTCTACAGGTGGAGGGTGCGCTCAGCCTTGTGCATGATATCTTGAAATCCCTTCTGCAGGCTTTGGATGATTTCAAGAATCTGGCCAGAAAATATCGGCTACACCCTGATAGTGGACGCACTGAGGAGCCGACGCAGGATTTGATTTTGGCAATaaaggacgatgacaaggctTCACTGCTGGCAAAGCTGAGAACGGCTAATGACGGGTTGGGAAAGTTCCTATCAATCCCCGAACAGAAGCAGGCAGCAAGATCATTGCCTTCGCGTGTCCTACCAAAATACCACACGCCGATGCAGCTGGATGCCCTTATCAAAAGCGTTGGGGTGAACCAGGACCTCATTCAAACGGCAAAGATCAAACAACTGATCTTCCTGCCAGAAGATACACCGATTAGGGACTTCGAGCTCTCGAGCGCGCAATTTACTGGACTACCTGATGAGGTGGATTTCACTGCCGACAACCCATACTCTGGCTCTTGTACTGCTGTACGCTATATCTCTCCGGGCGGAGCCTCTCATACAGCCCTCATCGAGTGCGCCGAATCCGCGCCGTTAGAACGGTCTAGAATCCCAGAGGCTGAGCGTCGGCGTCGCAACAAGGTCGTCGCCCTTCTCAAGAAGGCGAGCCGGCTTCCAAGGCATGGTGATACAGTCTGCCGTGTACCAGAGTGCCTGGGCTGGTTTACCTTTAGGGCAATGCACGACGGTACCGAAATAGAGATCCTCGGCTTTGCATCCGAGGCTCCTTCGTGGGTTGACCCTACCATACCACCCTACTCGCTGCGAAAGATCATGGAACAAGGATATTGGGCCGCCAGCGGCAGACCCCCGTTGGGGACAAGGATCTGCCTGGCCCGCGCAGTGGTGCAGGCCGTTTACCACCTTCAGTGTGGTGGATGGCTTCATCGATCATTTGGAGGCCACCAGATAATCTTCTTCTACGACCGTGACAGTGGAAATCTCCGCATGGACGAACCTTTCCTACGGGGACTCCCGCACTCGCGTCTAGATGGGCAACCAGTAGGCAGAGATCAAGAAGTGCACGGTAAACTGCGCCGCGACTCGGAGACGGTGGTGGAAACAAATGTATACAAACACCCAGACTTATGGTCGACGAGCCCGAGGCACTATCGTCCCTCTGACGACATCTACAGTCTCGGCGTCGTGTTGTTGGAGATTGGAATGTGGAGGAGAGTCGGCCCTGATGTGACTCAGAGAGAAGATGTTCATCTCCTGAAAGTAGCTCGGAGCACACTTCCCGCTGCAGTTGGGGCCATATATACGCAGGTTGTGGTTGGCTGCCTGGAGGGAATGCAGGGTGAAGACTCCGGTACTGCGGATGATGGACCTTCTAACAAGGAGGGTGAGAATGGAGTTGAAAGCCAATTCCTGTGGAAGGTATTACGGCCACTGGAGAACCTCAGGGTATGA
- a CDS encoding fungal specific transcription factor domain-containing protein (COG:U;~EggNog:ENOG410PWMU;~InterPro:IPR007219;~PFAM:PF04082;~TransMembrane:1 (o525-546i);~go_function: GO:0003677 - DNA binding [Evidence IEA];~go_function: GO:0008270 - zinc ion binding [Evidence IEA];~go_process: GO:0006351 - transcription, DNA-templated [Evidence IEA]) encodes METECRYDQPSRRPAAAVTGPGTGDTHEANAALERRLLAVEQRLHVLDPVNGSPDVNSATVNEQPKGLGGRKTTPVQDDGVDGMGAVPLKDGAEEDEYFGMSSNVAFLRFIVDSVGRPVNSVLGPSSSESAHFENESICGYFARPTSFTGYESQRGSPKRPVALPQREETDSLLRLYFSTVNLMIPGVHEDSFRTTYAKMQRNGLSGIRKSWLGVLNVILAIATNVLAATSPTREQATKSKMYFEQALELIKADMLGRLSLEMVQLFLLMEAYLEGTTSSSMTWTFHGLAVKGSYQLGLHIMGSRNVSHIDQEVRRRLWYWCVMNDRLLSVRYGRPPLIPLSHVRLEPSLHLPFSNVPSATTASSLAFFDAIMNITHIMGEALDQLYGQNLGFSTSPQTSEVLDHISRLCWKLAQWQDNIPLDLRIIDPDKETLDDVPLTAGTTRLRVLLSLRYLGTRVLILRPVLGQFLALRQGVAASNKHQAEWLWSSGVTFLADLVQTCCKVFQISKSILIGSRNDQNLLGAWWFSCYYTFNAALAVLGVLLVKRIPTPTPTESGEPLSALSTAELRVLLDTAMEVLTGLDQGSRTLMRCRNTLGRLLAAIHLDGNTEAFTQESLSLSPSSAWTWDLMDPGLFSSEASLGLAMGASAIGYGSQMPDGMQNATETWDLARSYDSVA; translated from the exons ATGGAAACGGAGTGTCGATATGATCAGCCTTCCCGccggcctgctgctgctgtaaCTGGTCCTGGAACAGGTGATAC CCATGAGGCAAACGCAGCGCTGGAACGGCGACTGCTTGCGGTAGAACAGAGGCTTCACGTACTAGACCCAGTTAATGGATCGCCAGACGTGAACTCAGCTACCGTAAACGAGCAGCCGAAAGGCCTTGGTGGACGGAAAACCACCCCAGTTCAAGACGATGGAGTGGACGGAATGGGTGCGGTGCCGCTCAAGGACggggcagaagaagacgagtaTTTCG GCATGTCATCCAATGTGGCCTTCTTGCGCTTCATCGTGGATTCAGTGGGTCGTCCGGTAAATTCTGTACTCGGTCCTTCAAGTTCGGAGTCGGCGCATTTTGAAAATGAAAGTATATGTGGATATTTTGCAAGACCTACCAGTTTCACCGGTTATGAAAGCCAGCGGGGAAGTCCAAAAAGGCCAGTTGCGCTCCCTCAACGAGAGGAAACAGATTCGTTGTTGCGTTTATACTTCAGTACAGTCAACTTGATGATCCCAGGCGTGCACGAGGACTCATTTCGAACTACGTATGCCAAAATGCAGAGAAATGGACTCTCAGGTATACGGAAATCTTGGCTGGGCGTACTCAATGTAATACTTGCCATTGCCACAAATGTCCTCGCGGCAACGTCGCCCACTCGTGAACAGGCGACAAAGTCGAAAATGTACTTTGAACAAGCGCTCGAGTTGATAAAAGCAGACATGCTTGGCCGGCTCTCCCTGGAAATGG TGCAGCTATTCCTCCTGATGGAGGCGTATCTGGAGGGAACCACATCCTCTTCTATGACATGGACGTTCCATGGACTGGCAGTCAAAGGATCATACCAACTGGGGCTGCATATAATGGGATCGAGGAACGTGTCACACATTGACCAAGAAGTGCGAAGGAGACTATGGTACTGGTGTGTTATGAATGATCG TTTACTGAGCGTCAGATACGGGCGTCCCCCTCTGATCCCCCTCTCCCATGTACGGCTCGAGCCCAGCTTGCATTTGCCGTTCAGCAACGTTCCCAGTGCCACCACAGCATCTAGCCTAGCATTCTTCGATGCCATCAT GAATATAACCCATATTATGGGCGAGGCACTCGATCAGCTCTACGGCCAAAACCTGGGGTTCTCCACTTCGCCCCAAACAAGCGAGGTCCTCGATCACATCTCTCGGCTATGCTGGAAATTGGCCCAGTGGCAGGATAACATCCCTCTCGATCTCAGGATCATCGACCCTGACAAGGAGACGCTCGATGATGTTCCTCTCACAGCTGGCACCACTAGGCTCCGGGTCCTGCTCTCGCTCCGCTACTTGGGGACGAGGGTGCTGATTCTGAGACCCGTTCTGGGCCAGTTCCTAGCCCTGCGTCAGGGCGTAGCAGCCTCTAATAAACACCAGGCGGAGTGGCTTTGGAGCTCCGGCGTGACATTTCTAGCGGACCTGGTACAAACCTGCTGCAAGGTCTTCCAGATCAGCAAAAGTATCCTGATTGGTTCAAGGAATGACCAGAACCTGCTGGGGGCTTGGTGGTTTTCCTGTTACTATA CATTCAACGCAGCCCTTGCGGTATTAGGCGTACTCCTAGTAAAACGAATACCCACGCCCACACCCACGGAATCAGGGGAGCCCCTCTCCGCACTCTCCACAGCTGAACTCCGAGTCCTGCTCGACACAGCCATGGAAGTCCTCACCGGGCTTGACCAGGGTAGCAGAACTCTCATGAGGTGCCGAAATACTCTGGGCCGGCTTCTCGCGGCGATTCACTTAGACG GGAACACAGAGGCCTTTACACAAGAGTCGTTATCGCTATCGCCATCTAGCGCATGGACATGGGACCTCATGGACCCGGGTTTGTTTAGTTCGGAGGCCTCGCTGGGTCTTGCCATGGGGGCCTCTGCTATCGGGTATGGCTCCCAGATGCCGGATGGGATGCAGAATGCGACTGAGACTTGGGATCTGGCTCGGAGTTATGATTCTGTTGCGTGA
- a CDS encoding FAD-binding oxidoreductase (CAZy:AA4;~COG:L;~EggNog:ENOG410PVQH;~InterPro:IPR016171,IPR016170,IPR006094,IPR036318, IPR016169,IPR016164,IPR016166,IPR016167;~PFAM:PF01565;~go_function: GO:0003824 - catalytic activity [Evidence IEA];~go_function: GO:0016491 - oxidoreductase activity [Evidence IEA];~go_function: GO:0050660 - flavin adenine dinucleotide binding [Evidence IEA];~go_function: GO:0071949 - FAD binding [Evidence IEA];~go_process: GO:0055114 - oxidation-reduction process [Evidence IEA]) → MPSPRRLVTPDDQTLTCFFDDAARTLGEENVSRVPHHGALRGPQNQDSYGDPFSTASTHQPSGAVRPRCVEEIQEIVKLANGYKVPLWTVSRGKNLGYGGSNPVVKGSVVLDLHRMNRILDINEEYGYAVVEPGVSFFDLYEKIQHRALNLWPSVPAIGWGSVVGNTLDRGFGYTPDGEHSQSQCGMEVVLPNGDLLRTGMGAMKSNKTFALYKGGLGPGLDSIFYQSNLGIVTQLGIHMTPAPEAYATVQVSVPRESDLVPLVGTLSDLMRRSIILNSSSIANTFRLALTSEIPEVQAKLAQYMKPDSHVPYPILDEIRRDQDWGFWKAYFGLYGSVEMLPALLKTVQRAFRGIAGARIEWREFPGTPGQAIKAAEISSEEVPHSGIPSLAALGIVNSRSEPGGGHIDYSPILPPSGRELYEWYLTAKARTIDANFDFFADFHVYPRYVVGIELVIYALGEEPRVHELYRNLARDGAAQGYIAYRTHVSHMDDQARRLDFNGHAITRFTGSLKDFLDPNGILSPGKSGIWNTKSS, encoded by the exons ATGCCTTCACCTAGGAGGCTCGTGACACCTGATGATCAAACGCTGACATGCTTCTTTGACGATGCTGCGCGTACGCTTGGAGAGGAAAATGTTTCGCGTGTCCCTCACCACGGCGCACTCCGAGGGCCTCAGAACCAAGACTCGTACGGCGATCCCTTCTCGACGGCCAGCACCCACCAACCGAGCGGCGCCGTTCGCCCTAGATGCGTGGAAGAAATCCAGGAAATTGTCAAGCTTGCGAATGGATACAAGGTGCCTTTGTGGACTGTTTCCAGGGGAAAGAATCTTGG ATATGGCGGATCCAACCCCGTTGTCAAGGGATCTGTTGTACTCGATCTCCATCGGATGAACAGAATCCTCGATATCAACGAAGAATACGGCTATGCTGTTGTGGAGCCCGGGGTGTCCTTTTTCGATTTATACGAAAAGATCCAACACAGAGCCCTGAATCTGTGGCCTTCCGTTCCGGCAATTGGCTGGGGTTCGGTTGTAGGGAATACCCTGGATCGTGGATTCGGATATACGCCCGATGGAGAGCATTCCCAATCACAGTGTGGTATGGAGGTCGTTTTGCCTAATGGGGATCTGCTTCGCACGGGTATGGGAGCGATGAAGAGCAATAAGACATTTGCGCTTTACAAGGG TGGGTTGGGACCCGGCCTGGACAGCATCTTCTACCAGTCCAATCTTG GAATCGTCACTCAGCTTGGAATCCATATGACGCCCGCCCCAGAAGCCTACGCCACAGTCCAAGTCAGTGTTCCCCGGGAAAGCGACCTTGTTCCGCTGGTCGGTACTCTCTCAGACCTCATGCGTCGTTCTATTATTCTGAACTCGTCATCCATCGCAAATACCTTCCGCCTCGCATTGACGTCCGAGATCCCGGAAGTCCAAGCCAAACTGGCGCAGTACATGAAGCCAGACTCCCACGTTCCCTACCCTATTCTAGACGAAATCCGGAGGGACCAGGATTGGGGATTCTGGAAAGCATACTTCGGCCTCTACGGCTCAGTAGAGATGCTTCCTGCCCTGCTCAAGACAGTCCAGCGCGCATTCCGCGGTATTGCAGGCGCCAGAATCGAGTGGCGCGAGTTCCCCGGTACGCCCGGACAGGCTATCAAAGCTGCCGAGATCAGTAGCGAGGAAGTTCCTCACAGTGGCATCCCGTCGCTTGCAGCGCTGGGGATCGTCAACAGTCGCTCGGAACCAGGCGGCGGGCACATTGACTACTCCCCGATCCTACCCCCTTCTGGCCGCGAGCTGTACGAGTGGTACCTAACGGCCAAAGCGCGCACGATCGACGCAAACTTTGATTTTTTTGCGGATTTCCATGTCTACCCGCGTTATGTGGTTGGTATCGAGCTCGTTATATACGCCCTTGGTGAGGAGCCGCGCGTCCATGAGCTGTACAGGAATCTCGCGCGAGATGGTGCGGCGCAAGGGTATATCGCCTATCGCACGCATGTAAGCCATATGGATGATCAAGCCAGGAGGTTGGACTTTAACGGCCATGCAATTACGCGCTTTACTGGCTCGCTGAAGGATTTCCTCGACCCGAATGGGATTCTCTCGCCGGGGAAGTCGGGGATATGGAATACGAAAAGCTCTTAG
- a CDS encoding carotenoid oxygenase family protein (COG:Q;~EggNog:ENOG410PWA3;~InterPro:IPR004294;~PFAM:PF03055;~go_function: GO:0016702 - oxidoreductase activity, acting on single donors with incorporation of molecular oxygen, incorporation of two atoms of oxygen [Evidence IEA];~go_process: GO:0055114 - oxidation-reduction process [Evidence IEA]), translating to MSDIRSCFPARPQFSGFMKPCRVEGDVSQLEVYGEIPKEIDGVFYRVMPDPQLPPFIENDPWFNGDGNVSAFRIQNGRASFRQRHVRTEKFVREREAQRALLGKYRNKFTDAVAFKVRSTANTNVVFFNGHLLALKEDSPPYAMDPVTLETKGVYDFEGQLPSLTFTAHPKFDPATGEMVCFGYEARGDGTPDVCYYSVSPSGQFTEVVWLVAPVPAMIHDFAVTDNWVIFPIIPQVCDIERMEQGGEHWQWSPETPMYLGVMPRRGAKAGDVKWFQYKNSFPGHTANAYEDSKGHLMIDLGLSETNVFFWWPDAQGKAPEPSSIVSQLVRFTIDPQTEDLTLPEPTVLQEGNSEFYRIDDRFATRPYRHCFFDLMDHELGTDFEYIGPKLGGGSPLYNSLAHFDNSTGKTEVYFPGKTHMVQEPVFIPRKDSVIEGDGYVLALVNNYDTMASELHLLDTRNFTRAQAKILLPVRLRQGLHGSWVDGRELGTHVE from the exons ATGTCCGATATCAGATCTTGCTTTCCGGCTCGTCCCCAGTTTTCAGGATTTATGAAACCCTGCCGCGTGGAAGGAGACGTGTCCCAATTGGAAGTGTACGGCGAGATCCCTAAAGAGATTGATGGAGTCTTCTATCGAGTAATGCCCGATCCTCAGCTGCCTCCCTTTATTGAAAATGATCCC TGGTTCAATGGAGACGGAAACGTTAGTGCCTTCCGCATCCAAAACGGCCGTGCATCATTTCGGCAACGCCACGTGCGAACCGAGAAGTTTGTGCGGGAGCGCGAAGCTCAACGCGCCTTGCTCG GCAAGTACCGAAACAAATTTACTGATGCGGTAGCGTTTAAAGTGCGCAGCACCGCCAACACCAATGTGGTTTTCTTCAACGGGCACCTGCTGGCCCTGAAAGAGGATTCTCCTCCGTACGCCATGGACCCAGTTACCCTAGAGACAAAGGGGGTATATGACTTTGAGGGCCAATTGCCCAGTCTCACATTTACCGCACATCCGAAGTTCGACCCGGCCACGGGCGAGATGGTCTGTTTTGGGTACGAAGCTCGCGGTGACGGCACCCCGGACGTATGTTACTACAGTGTTTCGCCTAGCGGCCAATTCACCGAGGTCGTATGGCTGGTGGCACCGGTACCAGCGATGATCCATGACTTTGCAGTGACGGATAACTGG GTTATTTTCCCGATCATACCTCAAGTATGTGACATTGAACGCATGGAACAGGGGGGAGAGCACTGGCAATGGAGCCCAGAGACCCCTATGTATTTGGGTGTCATGCCCCGTCGGGGAGCCAAAGCCGGAGATGTGAAG TGGTTCCAATATAAGAACTCTTTCCCAGGCCACACAGCCAACGCATACGAGGATTCAAAAGGCCACCTGATGATTGACTTGGGATTAAGTGAGACGAACGTGTTCTTCTGGTGGCCCGATGCTCAGGGAAAGGCACCCGAGCCCAGCTCCATAGTCTCCCAGCTGGTCCGATTCACCATCGATCCCCAGACTGAGGACCTTACCCTCCCCGAACCCACAGTACTGCAGGAGGGAAACTCGGAGTTCTACCGCATTGATGACCGATTTGCCACCCGTCCCTATCGCCACTGTTTCTTCGATCTGATGGACCACGAGCTTGGGACTGATTTTGAATATATTGGGCCCAAGCTCGGCGGCGGTTCCCCTTTATATAACTCTCTGGCGCATTTCGACAACTCTACTGGGAAAACAGAGGTCTATTTCCCTGGGAAAACCCATATGGTGCAAGAGCCGGTTTTTATCCCGCGGAAGGACTCCGTCATCGAGGGAGATGGGTATGTTCTAGCCCTAGTGAATAACTATGACACCATGGCCAGCGAACTTCACTTGCTGGACACGCGAAACTTTACTCGAGCGCAGGCCAAAATCCTGCTTCCGGTCCGCTTGCGCCAGGGCCTCCATGGAAGCTGGGTGGATGGGAGGGAGCTCGGAACACATGTGGAATGA
- a CDS encoding NAD(P)/FAD-dependent oxidoreductase (COG:E;~EggNog:ENOG410PJFK;~InterPro:IPR006076,IPR036188;~PFAM:PF01266;~TransMembrane:1 (i7-25o);~go_function: GO:0016491 - oxidoreductase activity [Evidence IEA];~go_process: GO:0055114 - oxidation-reduction process [Evidence IEA]), whose product MTTNQPSYLILGAGIFGVSTAYYLIKSNPNASVTLVDRDAFDAETRVAASWDWNKVVRADYADIDYCRLALEAQDIFNTDPLWKPYFHETGVYWVCRDDYGQDVVENYKKLGRKAEIAAFPLEEARRMYGGLFEQADYTDAKEVLVNKTSGWGAAGDALRAVTREVIRLGVKYVQADVETLLFNGRDECIGAKTATGEEIKVSKVVLSTGAFTAKLLEYSAAATGKEDLRAGPRIVAGGITTGMVTLDEKSYDKFAKMPVGFQGYAADKGPFLGSLPPTPEKQLKWWGATIFSNTQEVLPGRFVSAPPTDQDYSQWNVSKKLQDDVRYSARMFYGSQTASWSFDKFRVCWDAFTPTGDFIISPHSAAKGLYVATCGSFHGFKFFPVIGKYIVQMLEGKLDSHLTQKWAWDRTAEQLDSSLNPEWPRSEMKDMLDAKVVAKL is encoded by the exons ATGACTACAAATCAACCATCGTATCTAATCCTTGGCGCCGGCATCTTCGGCGTCTCCACCGCCTACTACCTCATAAAATCCAACCCCAACGCCTCCGTAACCCTCGTCGACCGCGACGccttcgacgccgaaaccCGCGTCGCCGCATCCTGGGACTGGAACAAGGTCGTGCGCGCCGACTATGCCGACATCGACTACTGCCGGCTCGCCCTGGAAGCCCAagacatcttcaacaccgaCCCGCTCTGGAAGCCGTATTTCCACGAGACGGGGGTGTACTGGGTGTGTCGGGACGATTATGGGCAGGATGTGGTAGAGAACTATAAGAAGCTAGGGCGCAaggcggagattgcggcgTTTCcgctggaggaggcgaggaggatgtaTGGCGGGTTGTTTGAGCAGGCGGATTATACAGATGCGAAGGAGGTGCTTGTGAATAAGACGAGTGGGTGGGGTGCTGCGGGGGATGCGTTGAGGGCTGTTACGAGGGAGGTGATTAGGCTGGGGGTGAAGTATGTGCAGGCGGATGTTGAGACTTTGTTGTTTAATGGGCGGGATGAGTGCATTGGAGCGAAGACTGCGACGGGCGAGGAGATCAAGGTTTCCAAGGTTGTTCTGTCTACAGGGGCGTTTACGGCGAAGCTGCTGGAGTACAGCGCTGCTGCCACTGGGAAGGAAGATCTTAGGGCTGGACCCAGGATTGTCGCTGGCGGTATTACCACGGGGATGGTGACGCTGGACGAGAAGTCGTATGACAAGTTTGCGAAGATGCCCGTGGGCTTCCAGGGCTATGCCGCTGACAAGG GGCCTTTCCTCGGTAGTCTCCCTCCAACGCCAGAGAAGCAGCTGAAGTGGTGGGGTGCAACGATATTCAGCAACACACAGGAAGTCCTTCCTGGCCGATTTGTATCAGCGCCACCAACAGATCAAGATTACTCGCAGTGGAACGTATCAAAAAAACTACAAGACGACGTCCGCTACTCCGCCCGCATGTTCTACGGCTCCCAAACCGCATCCTGGAGCTTCGACAAGTTCCGAGTCTGCTG GGACGCATTCACACCAACCGGAGACTTCATTATCTCCCCCCACTCCGCCGCAAAAGGCCTATACGTCGCCACCTGCGGCTCATTCCACGGCTTCAAATTCTTCCCCGTCATCGGTAAATACATTGTGCAGATGCTagaggggaagctggatTCGCACCTCACGCAGAAGTGGGCTTGGGACCGGACGGCCGAGCAGCTCGATTCGTCGCTGAATCCGGAGTGGCCCAGGTCTGAGATGAAGGATATGCTGGATGCGAAGGTTGTTGCGAAGCTGTAG